The Azotosporobacter soli genome contains a region encoding:
- a CDS encoding amino acid ABC transporter permease, whose translation MDYVMNIIGPMLEGTVVTLEMFFVTILLSLPLGLLLALARISRYRSLREAVGVYIWLMRGTPLMLQLLFVYFALPFIPVIGIRLPDFPAAVLAFVLNYAAYFAEIFRAGIQSIDRGQYEASKVLGMNYVQTMRRIVLPQVIRCVLPPVSNETITLVKDTSLIYVLAMNDLLRTARSLVQRDFSTMPFLVAAVFYLAMTLVLTWMFQKLERRYAAHDE comes from the coding sequence ATGGACTATGTAATGAATATAATCGGACCGATGCTGGAAGGTACGGTAGTGACGCTGGAAATGTTCTTTGTCACAATATTACTTTCCTTGCCGCTGGGCCTGTTATTGGCGTTGGCGCGAATTTCGCGCTATCGCAGCCTGCGTGAAGCGGTCGGCGTCTATATTTGGCTGATGCGGGGAACGCCGTTGATGCTGCAATTGTTGTTTGTTTACTTTGCTTTGCCGTTCATACCGGTTATCGGAATCCGCTTGCCCGATTTTCCGGCGGCCGTGCTGGCATTTGTCCTGAACTACGCGGCGTATTTCGCTGAAATCTTCCGTGCCGGCATTCAATCGATTGACCGGGGTCAATATGAAGCATCCAAGGTGCTGGGCATGAATTATGTCCAAACGATGCGCCGCATTGTCTTGCCGCAGGTGATACGCTGCGTGCTGCCTCCGGTCAGCAATGAGACGATCACGCTGGTCAAGGACACGTCGCTGATTTATGTCCTGGCGATGAACGACCTGCTGCGCACAGCGCGCAGCCTGGTGCAGCGTGATTTTTCGACGATGCCTTTTTTGGTGGCGGCGGTGTTTTATCTGGCGATGACGCTGGTTTTGACCTGGATGTTTCAAAAGCTGGAGCGGCGTTATGCCGCGCATGATGAATAG
- a CDS encoding EAL domain-containing protein encodes MRLQQQIIIAVTGACGLMALGLGFYGLGTIKQTHQTYIAETRNIMQEQYDRNVKMEVETAVSLLKAVKQRQERGLLTENEAKRLSADLLRELRYDGGVNYFWIDAVDGTNIVLLGRESEGRSRYALTDSHGTKIIADMIANAQKPGGGFTNYWFPKPGETAESPKRSYSLLFEPYQWVVGTGTWLDDVERLTARQEAAYLHGMRQDLAVSAGIVLLGFLLTGLSAWLLGRRIAGPIQEMASRMREMSGGKLKVEPIEVRGAAETVLLAESFNMMAVNLRKQRSALEKSEARFRSLIQEAVDGIIYLSRDERIMMANRQIEEISGYCQAELIGFGLEKLFAEDVLAEKPLRFDLLAQGETVTEERELAHKDGRRIIVETRACQLADRTIQCFFRDISQHKEAQARLLLQHNELMALYEEMAATDELLHQQYQRLMQSEERYRLAMEGANDILWDWDIEADCIVWSEKAWELVPLPQGSTDRRDWERLIHPDDADGVAKRLQEYLNGRHQFYTDEFRVDSCKGEYRWILSRGKVLFDETGKPIRMAGSYTDISENKKRDLRIEQLAYVDMLTGLPNRTSFLKELDAAIAEGSEAKGALLYLDLDDFKDINDTFGHSFGDKVLLQVAERLYGVAQAQAFVARLGGDEFTVMFMGIGKEEVEQYLADLYREFHGDFQVENIRCHVGISIGIALWPQDGIVADELFKKADMALFQAKAAGRNKYRFFLQEMADVVEEKTRLGSQLRDAIAAQELFLEYQPLVDALTKKPLRLEALLRWQHPELGRISPAQFIPLAEATGLIVPIGRWVLMQAAIFARQLVEEGWPQAVVAVNVSVRQLMEDEFIAMVRGVLDATGLAPANLELEITESVVMGDLPKAIGKLKTLRQLGIQVALDDFGTGYSSLTYLQQLPLDVIKVDQAFVHDIDGRKNQGDIVETVIDLAHRLGLQVVAEGVETEAQAEILAANGCDALQGYWISRPLHATEVKKWLTEQAEEAK; translated from the coding sequence ATGCGTCTGCAGCAGCAAATCATCATAGCCGTTACAGGGGCCTGCGGTTTAATGGCGCTGGGGCTTGGTTTTTACGGCTTGGGCACGATAAAGCAAACCCATCAAACCTATATTGCGGAAACGCGAAATATCATGCAGGAACAGTATGACCGCAATGTGAAGATGGAAGTGGAAACCGCGGTGAGCCTGCTGAAAGCGGTCAAGCAGCGTCAGGAACGCGGCTTACTGACGGAAAACGAAGCGAAGCGTTTGTCCGCTGATTTGCTGCGCGAACTGCGCTATGACGGCGGCGTCAATTATTTTTGGATTGATGCAGTGGACGGAACCAATATCGTCCTGCTTGGACGGGAGAGTGAAGGCCGGTCGCGTTATGCGTTAACCGATTCGCACGGCACGAAGATTATCGCCGATATGATTGCCAATGCACAGAAACCGGGCGGCGGCTTTACAAACTATTGGTTTCCAAAGCCAGGAGAAACTGCGGAGTCGCCAAAGCGCAGCTATTCACTGCTCTTTGAACCGTATCAATGGGTGGTTGGAACCGGAACCTGGCTGGACGATGTGGAACGCCTGACAGCCAGGCAAGAGGCGGCTTATCTGCACGGGATGCGTCAGGATCTGGCTGTTTCGGCGGGCATTGTTTTGCTGGGCTTTTTGTTGACGGGGCTTTCCGCCTGGCTGCTCGGACGGCGCATTGCCGGGCCGATCCAGGAGATGGCCTCGCGAATGCGGGAGATGTCCGGCGGGAAACTGAAGGTTGAGCCGATTGAAGTGCGCGGCGCTGCTGAAACCGTACTGCTTGCGGAGAGCTTTAATATGATGGCGGTAAACCTGCGTAAACAGCGCAGCGCGTTGGAAAAGAGCGAAGCCCGCTTTCGCAGCCTGATTCAGGAAGCGGTTGACGGCATTATTTATCTCAGCCGCGATGAACGGATCATGATGGCAAATCGTCAGATTGAAGAGATCAGCGGCTATTGTCAGGCGGAATTGATCGGCTTTGGCCTGGAAAAACTTTTTGCGGAAGACGTACTGGCGGAAAAACCGTTGCGTTTTGATTTACTTGCCCAGGGGGAGACGGTTACCGAAGAGCGGGAACTCGCGCATAAAGATGGGCGACGGATCATCGTTGAAACACGGGCCTGTCAGCTTGCGGACCGGACGATCCAATGCTTCTTTCGTGACATCAGCCAACACAAGGAAGCGCAGGCGCGCCTGCTCCTACAGCATAATGAACTGATGGCGTTATATGAAGAAATGGCGGCTACCGACGAACTCCTGCACCAACAATATCAGCGCCTCATGCAAAGCGAAGAACGCTATCGGTTGGCGATGGAAGGTGCAAACGATATCCTTTGGGATTGGGATATTGAGGCGGACTGCATCGTCTGGTCGGAAAAAGCGTGGGAATTGGTTCCTTTGCCGCAAGGAAGCACGGATCGCAGAGACTGGGAACGTCTGATCCATCCGGATGATGCGGACGGTGTCGCGAAGCGGCTGCAGGAGTATCTGAACGGCAGACATCAGTTCTACACGGATGAATTTCGCGTTGACAGTTGCAAAGGCGAATATCGCTGGATATTAAGCCGCGGCAAAGTGCTCTTTGACGAAACAGGCAAGCCGATTCGGATGGCCGGCTCGTATACCGATATCAGCGAGAATAAGAAACGTGATTTGCGGATTGAACAACTGGCGTATGTGGACATGTTGACGGGTTTGCCGAATCGAACATCGTTCCTGAAGGAATTGGACGCTGCGATCGCAGAGGGCAGCGAGGCCAAAGGAGCCTTACTGTATCTGGATCTTGATGATTTTAAAGATATCAATGACACCTTCGGCCATTCGTTCGGCGATAAAGTTTTGTTGCAGGTTGCCGAGCGATTGTATGGCGTGGCGCAGGCGCAGGCTTTCGTGGCACGCCTGGGCGGCGATGAATTCACCGTCATGTTTATGGGGATAGGAAAAGAGGAAGTCGAACAATATCTGGCGGATCTGTATCGCGAATTCCATGGCGACTTTCAGGTGGAAAATATCCGCTGCCACGTCGGCATCAGCATTGGCATTGCCCTCTGGCCGCAGGACGGCATCGTGGCGGATGAACTGTTTAAGAAAGCGGACATGGCATTGTTCCAGGCGAAGGCGGCCGGACGCAACAAATACCGTTTCTTCCTGCAGGAAATGGCAGATGTGGTCGAGGAAAAGACGCGGCTTGGAAGTCAGCTGCGCGATGCGATTGCCGCACAGGAGCTTTTCCTCGAATATCAGCCGCTAGTGGACGCGCTGACGAAGAAGCCGCTGCGCCTGGAAGCGTTGCTGCGCTGGCAGCATCCTGAGCTGGGAAGGATTTCACCGGCGCAGTTCATACCGCTCGCGGAAGCAACCGGTTTGATTGTGCCGATCGGCAGATGGGTGTTGATGCAGGCGGCCATATTTGCCCGTCAACTGGTGGAGGAAGGCTGGCCGCAGGCGGTCGTAGCGGTCAATGTATCGGTGCGTCAGTTGATGGAAGATGAGTTTATCGCGATGGTGCGCGGTGTGCTGGATGCAACAGGACTAGCGCCGGCTAATCTGGAACTGGAAATAACGGAGTCCGTCGTCATGGGCGACTTGCCGAAGGCGATCGGCAAGTTGAAGACGCTGCGCCAACTCGGCATCCAAGTGGCGCTGGATGACTTCGGCACTGGATACTCGTCATTGACCTATTTGCAACAGTTGCCGCTCGACGTCATAAAAGTGGATCAAGCCTTTGTTCATGATATTGACGGCAGGAAAAATCAAGGCGACATTGTCGAAACCGTCATCGATCTGGCGCATCGTCTTGGCTTGCAAGTGGTTGCGGAAGGCGTTGAAACGGAGGCGCAGGCCGAAATTTTGGCGGCTAACGGCTGCGATGCGTTGCAAGGCTACTGGATCAGCCGTCCGTTACATGCGACCGAAGTGAAAAAGTGGCTGACGGAACAAGCAGAAGAAGCGAAATAA
- a CDS encoding DUF4127 family protein — protein sequence MKKRRNKQILCGLVWFLIGVCGIFRLAEAAPLVLFVPLDDRPVCLADTLATARAAGLEVHTPPQEWLSSRDHRGDPDKIWQWLKEEAPRADAAVVSLDSLIYGGLVPSRTHELDESVLALRRKQIEELKTLQPSLRLYAFSTLMRSPKASAGGVDASYYEVWGPDLFRLGALTDKQESDGVTQAERAEITRLSEKIPSAYLADWRQRRVKNLRNNLALWDMTQAGAIDYLLLGRDDAWMYSDSRRDLRWLLAQREGKPDLSRFATMAAADQLGMLLMARAVNHFSGQIPFVAAVYGEGSGKNTVPSYQDETAGANVAAQIWATGAFPVPEPERAELVLAVHTLADGKTKEASSKENSATPSPAAAAMAGRIANWLAAGRTVAVADIAYANGADNGFMTEMQRRHLLGRLAAYGGWNTASNSAGFALSQGMLAARMESVAQRRLLLGRFLDDWAYQANVRQQIIKQVLTPASLSSVRLGERRAQVEAQTTAALRFFAAQHFPDLKTPEFQAEHPWDRMFEVKIIW from the coding sequence ATGAAGAAGAGAAGAAACAAGCAGATCCTATGCGGTTTAGTGTGGTTCTTAATCGGCGTGTGCGGCATCTTCAGGCTGGCTGAGGCTGCCCCGCTCGTTTTGTTCGTTCCGCTCGACGATCGCCCGGTCTGTCTGGCCGATACGCTGGCGACCGCTCGGGCGGCAGGTCTTGAAGTGCATACGCCGCCGCAGGAATGGCTTTCAAGCCGTGATCATCGCGGCGATCCGGATAAGATCTGGCAGTGGCTGAAGGAAGAAGCGCCGCGCGCTGATGCGGCGGTTGTATCGCTCGACAGCCTGATTTACGGTGGCTTGGTTCCGTCTCGTACGCATGAACTGGATGAAAGTGTTTTGGCGTTGCGGCGTAAGCAGATCGAAGAGTTGAAAACATTGCAGCCTAGCCTGCGACTTTATGCATTTTCGACGCTGATGCGTTCGCCAAAGGCGAGTGCAGGCGGCGTCGATGCTTCTTATTATGAAGTCTGGGGGCCTGACCTTTTTCGTTTGGGAGCGCTGACCGACAAACAAGAAAGCGATGGCGTAACACAAGCGGAGCGAGCCGAAATCACCCGACTTTCGGAAAAAATTCCTTCAGCTTATCTCGCAGATTGGCGGCAACGGCGTGTAAAGAATCTTCGCAATAATTTGGCGCTTTGGGATATGACGCAGGCGGGGGCAATTGACTATCTGCTGTTGGGACGTGATGACGCCTGGATGTACTCTGATTCGCGGCGCGATTTGCGCTGGTTGCTTGCGCAGCGCGAAGGTAAACCGGATCTGAGCCGTTTTGCCACGATGGCCGCAGCCGACCAGCTCGGCATGCTCTTGATGGCGCGGGCGGTCAATCATTTCAGCGGACAAATTCCGTTTGTCGCGGCGGTCTATGGCGAGGGAAGCGGCAAGAATACGGTGCCGAGTTATCAGGATGAAACGGCGGGCGCCAATGTCGCGGCGCAAATCTGGGCGACGGGCGCGTTCCCGGTTCCCGAGCCGGAGCGGGCGGAACTCGTTTTGGCCGTACATACGCTGGCTGACGGCAAGACAAAGGAAGCGTCATCCAAAGAGAACAGCGCGACGCCGAGTCCGGCTGCGGCCGCTATGGCGGGAAGGATTGCAAACTGGCTTGCTGCCGGGCGGACGGTGGCTGTCGCCGATATCGCATACGCCAATGGTGCGGACAACGGTTTCATGACGGAAATGCAGCGGCGGCATCTTTTAGGACGCTTGGCGGCTTACGGCGGTTGGAATACGGCCAGCAATTCGGCCGGATTTGCCTTGAGCCAGGGGATGTTGGCGGCGCGGATGGAGAGTGTTGCGCAGCGGCGTCTGTTGCTCGGGCGTTTCTTGGATGACTGGGCGTATCAAGCCAATGTGCGCCAGCAAATCATCAAACAGGTACTGACGCCCGCTTCGCTCAGCAGCGTGCGTTTGGGCGAGCGGCGTGCGCAGGTGGAAGCGCAAACGACAGCCGCGCTGCGCTTTTTTGCCGCGCAGCATTTCCCCGATTTGAAGACGCCTGAATTTCAGGCGGAGCACCCATGGGATCGGATGTTTGAAGTGAAAATAATTTGGTGA
- a CDS encoding amino acid ABC transporter ATP-binding protein: MIRALDIHKRFQKLEVLKGITLEVAKGEVVAIIGPSGSGKSTFLRCLNRLETIDQGTIEIEGETLVRPAADGGVQYVTEAEGRRICGKMGMVFQQFNLFPHLTVLENLIEAPLTVQKVSRETIIPQAEELLKKVGLFEKRDNYPSRLSGGQKQRVAIARALAMQPDIMLFDEPTSALDPELTGEVLKAMRQLAEEHMTMLVVTHEMGFAREVANRVIFMDEGEIVEQGSPEQIFTCPAQPRTQAFLQKIL, encoded by the coding sequence ATGATTCGAGCACTTGATATTCATAAACGCTTTCAAAAATTAGAAGTTTTAAAAGGTATTACGCTGGAAGTGGCTAAAGGGGAAGTTGTGGCGATCATCGGTCCGTCCGGCTCGGGCAAGAGCACGTTCTTGCGTTGTCTGAATCGCTTGGAGACGATCGATCAGGGGACGATCGAGATCGAGGGCGAAACGCTTGTCAGGCCTGCAGCGGATGGCGGTGTGCAATATGTTACGGAAGCGGAGGGGCGACGCATCTGCGGCAAGATGGGCATGGTGTTCCAACAGTTTAACCTGTTTCCGCATCTGACGGTCTTGGAAAACCTGATCGAAGCGCCGCTGACGGTGCAAAAAGTCAGCCGTGAGACGATCATTCCGCAAGCGGAGGAGTTGTTGAAAAAAGTCGGCCTCTTTGAGAAACGCGATAATTATCCGTCGCGCCTGTCCGGCGGACAGAAGCAGCGGGTTGCGATCGCAAGGGCGCTGGCGATGCAGCCGGACATCATGCTTTTTGACGAGCCGACCTCTGCGCTCGACCCGGAACTGACCGGCGAAGTGCTGAAAGCGATGCGACAGCTGGCCGAAGAGCATATGACGATGTTGGTGGTAACGCATGAAATGGGATTTGCCAGAGAAGTGGCGAATCGCGTCATCTTTATGGATGAAGGCGAAATTGTTGAACAAGGTTCGCCGGAACAGATTTTTACCTGCCCGGCGCAGCCGCGCACGCAGGCTTTTTTGCAAAAAATCCTGTAA
- a CDS encoding nucleotidyltransferase domain-containing protein: MEVFLNQACLKRLDLVREMERHCPAHLASDIMVTGSVSRGLADDNSDIEILFLTEEDVSEVKRTEWIKSIGGSEIQSYSGPIGDRSTWLIFRWQDFWFEAGWQKGSQLTAQLEQILSAQVYSHDKLRIASIVQYAIGVRDSGLLPIWQAALQQYPTELQEAIISSTIAPWTLDLGLQVRRALAARDDRIPLLERMIADVHRVLRILFSLNRQWEPDWKWIPHIVEKLECCPPHLAERINTIVCLQDAEASVQDCFALIHDTLKLLPEVWQKRPEVRRILENIG, from the coding sequence ATGGAAGTCTTTTTGAATCAAGCTTGTCTGAAACGGTTAGATTTGGTACGAGAAATGGAACGGCATTGCCCGGCGCATTTGGCAAGCGATATTATGGTGACGGGTTCAGTCTCGCGCGGTCTTGCCGATGATAATTCTGATATTGAAATCCTGTTCCTGACGGAAGAAGACGTGTCCGAAGTAAAACGGACAGAATGGATAAAATCGATTGGCGGAAGTGAGATCCAGTCGTATAGCGGCCCGATCGGCGATCGTTCCACATGGCTGATTTTCCGTTGGCAAGATTTTTGGTTTGAAGCCGGTTGGCAAAAAGGCAGTCAGCTGACAGCACAGCTGGAACAAATCCTCTCAGCTCAGGTATACAGCCACGATAAACTGCGCATCGCCTCGATCGTGCAGTATGCGATCGGCGTACGCGACAGCGGCTTGCTGCCAATCTGGCAGGCGGCGCTGCAACAATATCCGACGGAATTGCAAGAGGCGATCATTTCCAGTACGATTGCCCCATGGACGTTGGACCTTGGGCTTCAAGTCCGTCGCGCGTTGGCTGCGCGCGACGACCGGATTCCTCTTTTGGAGCGAATGATTGCCGATGTGCATCGCGTGCTGCGCATCTTGTTTTCGCTCAACCGGCAGTGGGAACCAGATTGGAAATGGATACCGCATATCGTGGAAAAACTGGAGTGCTGTCCGCCGCATCTGGCGGAACGGATTAATACCATCGTTTGTCTGCAGGATGCGGAAGCCAGTGTGCAGGACTGTTTTGCCCTGATTCACGATACGTTGAAATTATTGCCGGAAGTTTGGCAAAAAAGGCCGGAAGTAAGACGAATTCTTGAAAATATCGGCTGA
- the recQ gene encoding DNA helicase RecQ codes for MLERARKALQQYYGYPAFRPAQEPVVESLLAGKDTFAIMPTGAGKSICFQVPALLADGVSVVFSPLISLMKDQVDALDTMGIPATFINSSLGAGEAAKRLEQVRSGEMKLVYIAPERLDSEAFARVFETLPVSMVVVDEAHCVSQWGHDFRPSYRLIAPALAKLPRRPIVAAFTATATTKVKEDVISLLGLEEAQLFVSGFDRPNLSLSVISGEDRLRFVKKYVAERTQLSGIIYAGTRKETDHLWEVLQRQGIAVGRYHAGLSEAERTAAQDDFLYDRSKVIVATCAFGMGIDKSDVRYVLHYNMPGNIEAYYQEAGRAGRDGDPAECILLFSAQDIRLQKFLLEKGAADAGAPLEKVTQDAAKLWDMVEYCRTADCLRGYILRYFGEREAADQCGNCSSCQSDSPMEDMTLPARQVMSCVLRLKENFGVEMIAEVLKGSELQKVMNMGFDQLSTYGLLKSWTGPGIRRFIHWLIDHGYLLQSDDRFPVVKMAPRGVPVLRGEETVMKRSVAAVKRKESVGGELFETLRKLRHSLAMRDHVPPYVVFADSVLQEMCRVRPQTLDELREIKGVGDRKLARYGETFLAALQESGV; via the coding sequence ATGTTAGAAAGAGCGAGAAAAGCGCTGCAGCAATATTACGGCTATCCTGCGTTTCGCCCGGCGCAAGAGCCGGTAGTCGAAAGTTTGTTAGCCGGCAAGGATACGTTTGCGATCATGCCGACCGGAGCTGGAAAGTCGATTTGCTTTCAAGTTCCGGCGTTACTGGCCGATGGAGTCAGCGTTGTTTTTTCACCGCTGATCTCACTGATGAAAGATCAGGTGGATGCGCTGGATACGATGGGCATTCCAGCTACGTTCATCAATAGCTCACTCGGTGCGGGGGAAGCGGCTAAGCGCTTGGAGCAGGTGCGCAGCGGCGAAATGAAACTGGTTTATATCGCGCCGGAGCGTCTCGATTCCGAAGCGTTTGCGAGAGTCTTCGAGACGTTGCCTGTGTCGATGGTCGTGGTCGATGAGGCGCATTGCGTTTCGCAGTGGGGACACGATTTTCGTCCCAGTTATCGATTGATTGCCCCGGCGCTCGCCAAACTGCCACGCCGTCCGATTGTCGCGGCGTTTACGGCGACCGCGACGACCAAGGTCAAAGAAGATGTCATAAGCCTATTGGGCCTCGAAGAGGCGCAGCTTTTTGTCAGTGGTTTTGACCGGCCGAACTTGTCGCTCTCGGTAATCAGCGGTGAGGATCGCTTGCGTTTTGTGAAGAAGTATGTCGCGGAGCGGACGCAGCTCTCGGGCATCATTTATGCGGGAACGCGCAAGGAAACCGATCATTTGTGGGAGGTGCTGCAGCGCCAGGGCATCGCCGTCGGGCGCTATCATGCCGGACTCAGTGAAGCGGAACGTACGGCGGCGCAGGACGATTTTCTCTATGACCGCAGCAAGGTCATCGTGGCCACCTGTGCCTTCGGCATGGGAATTGATAAATCGGATGTTCGCTATGTGCTGCATTACAACATGCCCGGCAATATTGAAGCGTACTATCAGGAAGCGGGCCGTGCGGGCCGCGACGGCGATCCGGCCGAGTGCATTCTACTTTTTTCTGCGCAGGACATTCGTTTGCAAAAATTTCTCCTGGAAAAAGGAGCGGCCGACGCCGGAGCGCCGCTGGAGAAAGTGACTCAGGATGCAGCCAAACTCTGGGACATGGTTGAATATTGTCGGACGGCGGACTGCCTGCGCGGTTATATTCTGCGCTATTTCGGCGAACGGGAAGCGGCCGATCAATGCGGCAATTGCAGTTCCTGCCAATCCGACAGCCCGATGGAAGATATGACGTTACCGGCTCGCCAGGTCATGTCTTGCGTACTGCGGCTCAAAGAGAACTTTGGCGTGGAGATGATTGCCGAAGTGCTAAAGGGCAGTGAACTGCAAAAAGTGATGAACATGGGCTTCGACCAACTTTCCACCTACGGGCTGCTTAAAAGTTGGACCGGGCCTGGAATCCGGCGCTTTATCCATTGGCTGATCGACCACGGTTATCTGCTGCAAAGCGATGATCGTTTTCCGGTCGTCAAGATGGCGCCACGCGGCGTCCCGGTATTGCGCGGCGAAGAGACCGTCATGAAACGCAGCGTTGCGGCTGTCAAGCGCAAGGAGAGCGTTGGCGGCGAACTGTTTGAAACGTTGCGGAAACTTCGCCATTCGCTTGCCATGCGCGATCATGTGCCGCCCTATGTTGTCTTTGCCGACAGCGTCCTGCAGGAAATGTGCCGTGTGCGACCGCAAACGCTGGACGAGCTGCGCGAGATTAAAGGCGTCGGCGATCGCAAACTGGCTCGTTATGGCGAAACGTTCTTGGCGGCGCTGCAAGAAAGCGGCGTTTAA
- a CDS encoding HD domain-containing phosphohydrolase, which yields MSIGRKILLLNLAMVLVLVGVTFGVGHHVATDGYLRLEEERVLNETSRAADNWDEEAKTLLGVTRDWAAWNGMYRALAESKADAFFKSNLSLAQMLNLKIDIALLLDPEGKVIILQGLGAERENLRPELERQARRIAATLPQQLARENALAGLVLSDDVPLLLAAQRISSTDYRGPSQGVLVFGRIVDARYMKEMTRRIQVQMNFRKGEKEASSGYWQRIVTPNEVRGYRSLVDLFGEESILLETTLPRTIMQRVEEMIFRYSLMTLLLGTAASMLTFWLSRSLVVRRLEKLDQFMRKVAAQEDGISLQLDLVGHDEVSRTAQTMNLMLSQLQSSREKLKEMSLRDGLTGLYNRSFFQQELERLEVSDVERIDIVVCDVDGLKIVNDTLGHDVGDEMIQQAVRLLLSVFGEKAKVIRMGGDEFLIMLYGESEEHVRNACHRIQEQLELVKLKRDGFILRMSVGWAFSDTPPIRAHHVATMIREADDAMYRRKLAASSENRRIMLESILKMLDSRDYLNEGHGERVGALAYRLGELADASSEQKERLLLLGKVHDIGKVGVADEIVFKSGRLTAAERSEMERHAEIGYRIAQAIPNLAAVADLVLKHHEWWNGNGYPLSLRGMEIPFEARVLAVVDAYDEMTTDRPYRSALPVKKALAELERMAGRQFDPELTALFVKMIRKEIG from the coding sequence ATGAGCATTGGGCGTAAGATTCTTTTGTTAAACCTGGCTATGGTGCTGGTTCTGGTAGGAGTGACGTTTGGCGTTGGGCATCATGTCGCGACAGACGGGTATCTGCGTTTGGAAGAAGAACGTGTTTTGAATGAAACGAGCCGGGCGGCGGATAACTGGGATGAGGAAGCGAAAACGCTGCTGGGCGTGACGCGGGACTGGGCGGCGTGGAACGGGATGTACCGCGCGCTTGCCGAAAGCAAGGCGGATGCCTTTTTCAAAAGCAATTTGTCTTTGGCGCAGATGCTGAATTTGAAGATCGATATCGCTCTTTTGCTGGATCCGGAAGGCAAGGTCATTATATTGCAAGGCTTAGGCGCGGAACGCGAAAACTTGCGGCCGGAACTGGAACGTCAGGCGCGGCGGATCGCGGCAACGCTGCCGCAGCAGCTTGCCCGTGAAAATGCGTTGGCAGGCTTGGTGCTGAGCGATGACGTGCCATTGCTGCTTGCGGCGCAGCGCATATCAAGTACCGATTACCGGGGACCGAGCCAGGGCGTACTGGTTTTTGGCCGTATTGTCGATGCAAGGTACATGAAAGAGATGACGCGGCGCATCCAGGTGCAGATGAATTTTAGAAAGGGAGAAAAGGAAGCTTCATCCGGCTATTGGCAACGGATCGTGACGCCGAATGAAGTGCGGGGTTACCGTAGCCTCGTCGATCTGTTCGGTGAAGAAAGCATCCTGCTTGAAACGACATTGCCGCGTACGATCATGCAGCGCGTCGAAGAAATGATCTTTCGCTATTCTCTGATGACGCTGCTGCTTGGCACGGCGGCAAGCATGCTGACCTTTTGGCTCTCTCGTTCTTTGGTGGTGCGGCGCTTGGAAAAGCTCGATCAGTTTATGCGCAAGGTTGCGGCGCAAGAGGACGGCATTTCGCTGCAGCTTGATTTGGTCGGTCACGATGAGGTGTCGCGTACGGCGCAGACGATGAACCTGATGCTGAGCCAATTGCAAAGTTCGCGCGAAAAGCTGAAGGAGATGAGCCTGAGAGACGGCCTTACCGGTCTGTACAACCGGAGCTTCTTCCAACAGGAACTGGAGCGGCTTGAAGTAAGCGACGTTGAGCGAATCGACATCGTGGTCTGCGATGTGGATGGACTGAAAATCGTCAATGATACGTTGGGACATGACGTCGGCGATGAAATGATCCAGCAAGCCGTCCGCTTGCTGCTGTCCGTATTCGGCGAAAAGGCAAAGGTAATCCGCATGGGCGGCGACGAATTTTTGATCATGCTTTACGGAGAAAGCGAAGAGCATGTGCGGAACGCTTGCCACCGGATCCAAGAACAGCTGGAACTGGTGAAACTAAAGCGCGATGGCTTCATCCTGAGGATGTCGGTGGGCTGGGCGTTTTCCGATACACCGCCGATCAGGGCGCATCATGTGGCTACGATGATCCGTGAAGCGGATGATGCCATGTACCGGCGAAAATTGGCTGCGAGTTCGGAGAATCGCCGCATCATGCTGGAGTCGATTCTGAAAATGCTGGACAGCCGGGATTATCTCAATGAAGGACATGGCGAAAGGGTCGGAGCGCTGGCCTATCGTCTGGGCGAACTGGCCGACGCCTCCTCTGAGCAAAAGGAACGCCTTTTACTGCTTGGCAAGGTACATGATATCGGTAAGGTCGGCGTCGCCGACGAGATCGTCTTTAAAAGCGGACGTCTTACGGCAGCGGAGCGGAGTGAAATGGAACGACACGCGGAGATCGGTTATCGGATCGCGCAGGCCATCCCTAACTTGGCGGCGGTGGCGGACTTAGTGCTGAAACATCATGAATGGTGGAACGGAAACGGCTATCCGCTTTCTTTACGCGGCATGGAAATCCCGTTTGAAGCACGTGTACTGGCAGTGGTCGATGCATATGACGAAATGACGACCGATCGTCCTTACCGCAGTGCGCTGCCGGTGAAAAAAGCGCTTGCCGAACTGGAACGTATGGCCGGGAGACAGTTTGATCCGGAACTGACGGCGCTGTTCGTCAAGATGATTCGGAAGGAGATCGGCTAA